Part of the Nitrospirota bacterium genome, CCAAAACGTTATCGCCCCAAGAAGGACCACTGACGAGCAAACCTGCACAAAGGAAGGTGCCGCCTCCACAAAGGGATAAAAGACGGAAAGACCTCTCGGCCAGATCATCCTGTAACTGTACTCAACATATGAAATACAGGCCCTGGCGGCTCTCTCAATCAATGAGTAGTCTGTCACAATCTCACCTGCGGCCTTTTGAACTGAGTAGGTGATAATGGCAGACCCTATAGACAGAACAAGAAGGGGGATCTTCTCGACACACAGCCGTGCAAATCTGCTTTTGAGTAAAGGGGGGCTTCCCTCCGTATCTGATGACAGGCGTCCGAGAGGCCACCAATCGAGAAGCAGCATTACGACAGGCAGGGTAACCACCATCGGTTTTGATAATAACCCCATTATAAATGAACTGACAACTGCCAGATATCTCACCATGCTCCGCTTTTCGCTATCGAGCACATAGAAATAAATCGTCAGCATCAAGAAGAATGTGCTGAGTACATCCTTCCGCTCCGACGCCCAGGCAACCGATTCAACATGCAAAGGATGCAACGCAAAGAGAAATGCAACCGCAGCACTTTTCAGGGGCGCTTTCGTTGCCCTTTTGAGAAACAGAAAAAGCAGAACACTGCTGGCAGTATGAAGCAATAAACTGACAAAATGATGGCCGGCAGGATTCATGCCGAACATCTGAACATCCAGCATGTGCGACATCCAGGTCAACGGTATCCAATTGGATTCGTAAGCCGAGGCAAAGGCCAGGCGGATTGCCTCAAGTGTAACTCCTGCCTGAATGTAAGGATTTCCGGTTACAATAATCGGATCGTCGAGATTAACAAAGTCATGCCACAGCACCGGGCTGAATACTGCCAGGGTGATCAGCGCAATGGCAAAGGCCAGATACCTCTCGAGTTTTCTGAATATAATCTGTATCTTCAGCACAGCTCTTGCAACAGGAGGATATGGGCTATTCCCCTAACTTCTCCGCCTTCCAGATAAGCTTCCGCCCGTCCTTGACGCCATAACCTACGGATTTGCCATCAGGAGTAAAGACCGTCTCAAATACCCGCTCGTACCCTGGATGCTGCCTGAGTATCGTTCCATCTGCATCCGCCACGACAACAAAGCGTTTATTTTTCTGGCGGGCCC contains:
- a CDS encoding tetratricopeptide repeat protein, whose product is MLKIQIIFRKLERYLAFAIALITLAVFSPVLWHDFVNLDDPIIVTGNPYIQAGVTLEAIRLAFASAYESNWIPLTWMSHMLDVQMFGMNPAGHHFVSLLLHTASSVLLFLFLKRATKAPLKSAAVAFLFALHPLHVESVAWASERKDVLSTFFLMLTIYFYVLDSEKRSMVRYLAVVSSFIMGLLSKPMVVTLPVVMLLLDWWPLGRLSSDTEGSPPLLKSRFARLCVEKIPLLVLSIGSAIITYSVQKAAGEIVTDYSLIERAARACISYVEYSYRMIWPRGLSVFYPFVEAAPSFVQVCSSVVLLGAITFWVLRLRKSSPYLITGWLWYMVTLLPAIGLVQIGQHSIADRYTYIPLTGLFVIIAWGFPQLVERWQTRQKIIATVSAVGFVVMVTLTSLQLRYWKNSYTLLTHAIEVTENNYLALNNLGLTNLYDKKADDAIRLFKESLKARPSYVIALLNLAAAYSEKNEMGQAIDACIQALRFEPQNERTHLSLGIIYLKAGQRERAMGEYRYLEAAGSSSALYLLNEINAAMIRRIEHY